A region from the bacterium genome encodes:
- a CDS encoding cytochrome c5 family protein, with protein sequence MKIPKQYILISAVLALSLATAHSTAAEPGLAPRQARIFSRVCAHCHMVPSIAPVPGSDVEWGERRKKGFEKLVANAITGVGNMPPLGTCSFCSEDDMRKLVSFLTGLEK encoded by the coding sequence GTGAAGATTCCGAAGCAGTACATTCTGATCTCGGCCGTACTGGCGCTTTCGCTCGCTACGGCGCATTCCACCGCAGCCGAACCCGGGCTCGCTCCTCGCCAGGCGCGCATCTTCTCTCGAGTGTGTGCGCACTGCCATATGGTGCCCAGCATTGCTCCGGTGCCCGGAAGCGATGTCGAATGGGGGGAGCGACGAAAGAAGGGTTTCGAGAAGCTGGTCGCCAATGCGATCACGGGAGTCGGCAATATGCCGCCGCTCGGAACCTGCTCGTTCTGTAGTGAGGACGATATGCGCAAGCTCGTCTCATTCCTGACGGGCCTCGAAAAATGA